A segment of the Lelliottia amnigena genome:
CTGGGATTGCAAGCAGCTGATCGAAGAGCAGCTCATCGACTATATCCGTACCACGATGACCCACGCTGGGGGGATCACCGGGATGCGCCGCATCGCCGATTTTGCTTCGCTCTACCAGGTGCGGACTGGCTCACACGGCCCGTCAGATCTGTCGCCGATTTGCCACGCTGCCGCGCTGCATTTCGACCTGTGGGTGCCAAACTTTGGTGTACAGGAATATATGGGGTATTCCGAGCAAATGCTGGAAGTTTTCCCGCACAGCTGGAGCTTCGATAACGGCTATATGCATCCGGGAGAAAAGCCGGGCCTGGGCATTGAGTTTGACGAAAAACTGGCCGCGAAATATCCGTACGACCCTGCATATTTACCGGTCGCGCGTCTCGAAGATGGCACCTTGTGGAACTGGTAAATTGAGAGCGGGAGTGCGTATGACAACTGAAACAATCAGTACAGAACGTTTAACCAAGCCTGCGCGGATTAAAAAAATCCAGACCCTCACTCTGGTGCTGTTATTCCTGGCAGGGATTGTCAATTTTTTGGACCGCTCCTCACTGAGCGTGGCCGGTGAAGCCATTCGCGGCGACATGGGGCTGTCGGCAACAGAATTTGGCTTTTTGCTTTCCGCATTTTCACTTTCGTACGGACTGGCGCAACTGCCTTCCGGCATATTGCTCGATCGCTACGGCCCACGACTGGTGTTAGGCGCAGGCGTGATCTTCTGGTCATTGATGCAGGCCCTGACGGGCATGGTGAACTCCTTTAGCCATTTTATCCTGCTGCGCATTGGCTTAGGTATTGGCGAAGCGCCCTTTATGCCTGCCGGTGTGAAATCTATCACCGACTGGTATGTGCAAAAAGAGCGGGGGACAGCGCTGGGGATTTTTAACTCCTCGACTGTCCTGGGTCAGGCAATTGCGCCACCGATCCTGGTAACAATGCAAATCCTGTGGGGCTGGCGGGCCATGTTCGTGATTATCGGCTGCCTGGGTGTGATGGTCGGCGTTTGCTGGTATGCCTGGTATCGCAACCGCGCGCAGTTCGCTTTCCAGCCGGAAGAACGCGAATATCTTTCCGCGCCGGTAAAACCGCGCCCAACGTTACGCTTTAGCGAGTGGAGTGCGTTGTTCAAACGCCGCACCACCTGGGGAATGATTTTAGGGTTCTCTGGCGTGAACTACACCGGCTGGTTGTATATCGCCTGGCTACCCGGCTATTTGCAGGCACAGCAGGGCTTTAGCCTTGCGAAGACCGGCTGGGTCTCGGCGATCCCGTTCCTGGCCGCCGCCATCGGGATGTGGGTTAACGGGCTGTTGGTCGATGCGCTCGCCAAAAAAGGCTATGACCTCGCCAAAACGCGCAAAACGGCGATTGTAGTGGGGTTGATCCTGTCTGCGTTAGGCACTTTGCTGGTCGTGCAATCGTCGTCCCCGGCGGAAGCGGTCATCTTCATTTCCTTAGCGCTATTTTGCGTCCACTTCGCCGGAACCTCAGCGTGGGGCCTGGTGCAGGTGATGGTCTCTGAAAGTAAAGTCGCCTCCGTTGCCGCCATTCAGAACTTCGGCAGCTTTGTTTTTGCCTCGTTCGCCCCAGTCGTGACCGGCTGGATCGTAGATAAAACGCACTCCTTTAATCTCGCCCTGGTTGTCGCGGCCTGCGTCACCTTTGTTGGAGCAATGTGTTATCTCTTTATTGTCAAACACAGAATTGATTAATTTCTTTATAACAATGAGTTATGTAAGAAAGAGATCGGTCAGGAGCAACCATGAAAAGCATCGTCATTCAAAAACCGAATGAGCTGGTGATTGAGGAACGTCCGTTACCGGCTCCTGCAGCAGGCGACGTGCGCGTCAAAATCAAACTCGCCGGTATCTGCGGCTCCGATAGCCATATTTATCGCGGCCATAATCCATTTGCAAAATATCCACGCGTGATCGGCCATGAGTTTTTCGGCGTGATCGACGCGGTGGGCGAAGGTGTCGATGCGTCGCGCCTCGGTCAGCGTGTATCCGTTGATCCGGTTATTAGCTGCGGGCATTGCTATCCGTGTTCAGTCGGCAAGCCAAACGTCTGCACTTCGCTGGTGGTATTGGGGGTGCATCGCGATGGAGGATTCAGCGAGTACGCTGTCGTGCCTGCGAAAAATGCGTGGCACATTCCCGATGCGATTGAAGATAAACACGCGGTGATGGTCGAGCCTTTTACTATCGCGGCCAATGTCACCGGGCATGCACAGCCCACTGAGCACGATGTGGCTCTGATTTACGGCGCAGGCCCGATGGGGCTGGTCACCGTACAGGCGTTGAAAGGCGTCTATCGCGTGAAGCTGGTGATTGTCGTTGATCGTATTGAAGAACGTCTGACGATGGCGCAGCGCAGCGGGGCTGACTGGGTCATTAATAATGCTGAGCAGTCGCTTCTGGCGGTGCTCGACGAGAAAGGCATTAAACCGACCTTAATCATCGATGCCGCGTGCCATCCTTCGATTCTGCAGGAGGCGATTACCCTGGCTTCACCGGCTGCGCGAATTGTTCTGATGGGCTTCTCCAGCGAACCGAGCCAAATTGTGCAGGAAGGCATCACCGGCAAAGAGCTGTCGATCTTTTCTACACGCCTGAACGCCAACAAATTCCCGGTCGTTATCGACTGGCTGGAAAAAGGACTGATCGATCCAGAAAAACTGGTTACCCATACCTTTGACTATCACCACGTAACAGACGCAATCGAACTGTTTGAGAAAGACCAGCGGCAGTGCTGCAAAGTCTTGCTCACGTTCGGGTCAATAACAACAAACGCGGATAAGTGGTACGCATCTTACCTTTTTAGAGATAGCCATGATGATTCAAACACAACTTCAACCTCAAAGAACGACATCCGATCTGGTGAAAGCAGCCGTGTCCGGCTGGCTCGGAACTGCACTGGAGTTTATGGATTTCCAGCTCTATTCACTGGGAGCCGCACTGGTCTTCCATGAAATCTTTTTCCCTGAACAATCCGCCGCCATGGCGTTAATTCTGGCGATGGGCACCTACGGCGCGGGCTATATTGCGCGTATCGTTGGCGCGTTCATTTTCGGCAAAATGGGCGACAGCATTGGCCGTAAAAGGGTGCTGTTTATCACGATCACGATGATGGGGATCTGCACCACGCTTATCGGCGTGTTACCGACCTACGCGCAAATTGGCATTTTTGCGCCGATCCTGCTGGTGACGTTACGCATCATTCAGGGGCTTGGGGCAGGCGCAGAAATCTCTGGTGCAGGCACTATGCTGGCTGAATATGCTCCGAAAGGGAAACGAGGCATTATCTCGTCGCTGGTGGCAATGGGGACCAACTGCGGCACCTTGAGCGCGACGGCAATCTGGGCGGTAATGTTCTTCGCGTTAGATCGTGAAGAGCTGGTCGCATGGGGATGGCGTATTCCGTTCCTCGCAAGCGTGGTGGTGATGATCTTCGCTATCTGGCTGCGAATGAATTTGAAAGAGAGTCCGGTGTTTGAGAAAGTGAACGACGCGCAAACGGGACCGGCCGTAACAGCTGAAGATATCTCACTCGGGGCGATGTTCAAAAGTAAATCATTCTGGCTTGCCACCGGCTTGCGTTTTGGTCAGGCGGGCAACTCCGGTCTGATCCAGACCTTCCTGGCGGGCTATCTGGTTCAAACGCTGCTGTTTAATAAAAGCATCCCAACCGATGCATTAATGATCAGCTCCATTCTTGGGTTTATCTCCATTCCGCTGCTGGGCTGGCTATCCGATAAGGTAGGTCGCCGGTTGCCTTATATTCTCCTCAACATCTCAGCCATTATTCTGGCGTACCCGATGTTGTCGATTATTGTGGACAAGAGTTACAGCCCGAGCGTGATTATGATGTCCATTATCGTGATTCATAACTTCGCGGTACTGGGGTTGTTCGCCCTCGAAAATATCACCATGGCCGAAATGTTTGGCTCACGTAATCGCTTCACTCGGATGGCGATTTCAAAAGAAGCGGGCGGATTGGTCGCTGTAGGTTTCGGTCCAGTGCTGGCGGGCATCTTCTGTAACATGACGGGTTCATGGTGGCCTATCGTGGCGATGATGATTGCCTATTCAGTTGTAGGGTTGATTTCCGCCATTCTGATGCCCGAAGTACGTGATCGTGATTTGAGTCTGGCCGAGGATGCTGCTGAATTACCACGCAATACGTCGGTAGGGTATGGAGCGGTGTCATCTCGTCGTTAAGGTTGGTTTATAACTTGAGTGACTTGTCACACAACATGGCATTGATGTCACACCACCTGATCAAAAGTTAATATAAATCAATAACTGAAATAGAAGTATCAGTATGGTTAATGGCAGTTCTTTTTTTACCTCAACTGCCATTCTAGTTGGTGTAGTCAGCAGGCGCTGTCGTTCCTCCGGAGCGACAGCGAATCTCAGCTTCATTTATTAAACGAGTCACAATCATGGAAAACCCGTTATTAAAGGCCAACGCCACGCTCCCACAGTACAATCGCGACAGTCTGAACGCACGGATTGTACACCTTGGGTTCGGCGCATTTCATCGCGCGCACCAGGCGGTTTTTGCCGATATTCTGGCAGCAGATCATGGCAGTGACTGGGGTTACTGCGAAGTCAACCTGATTGGCGGAGAGCAGCAGATTGCCGATCTCACTGCTCAGGATAATCTTTATACCGTGGCGGAAATGTCTGCTGATGCCTGGACCGCACGCGTGGTGGGTGTCGTGAAAAAGGCGCTTCATGCTCAGGTTGACGGCCTGGAAACCGTGCTAGACGCGATGTGTGAGCCGCAGGTGGCCATTGTTTCTCTCACCATTACGGAGAAAGGCTATTGTCATGCGCCTGCGACCGGGCAATTGATGCTCGATCACCCGTTAATCGCCGCAGACCTGCAAAACCCGCATCAGCCAAAATCAGCGCCGGGCGTGGTAGTTGAGGCACTGGCGCGTCGTAAAGCGCTGGGGTTACCGGCTTTCAGCGTGATGTCCTGCGATAACATGCCGGAAAACGGCCATGTGATGCGCAATGTGACCTGCGCGTATGCGCGCGCGGTGGATGCCGACCTGGCAGACTGGATTGACGCTAACGTGACGTTCCCGTCCACGATGGTTGACCGCATTGTTCCCGCGGTCACGGCTGAAACGCTCGTGAAAATTGAGCACATCACAGGCGTGCGTGACCCTGCCGGTGTGGCCTGCGAGCCGTTTCGCCAGTGGGTGGTTGAAGACAATTTCGTTGCCGGTCGTCCGCAATGGGAAAAAGCCGGCGCTGAACTGGTGGCTGATGTGGTGCCGTTCGAAGAGATGAAGCTGCGTATGCTGAATGGCAGCCACTCTTTCCTGGCCTATTTGGGTTATCTGGCGGGATACCAGCACATTAATGACTGCATGGAAGACGAAAATTATCGTCACGCCGCACACGCGCTGATGTTAAACGAGCAGGCTCCGACGCTGAAAGTGAAAGGTGTCGATTTAGGGCGTTATGCCGATCTGCTGATTGCGCGCTACAGTAACCCGGCGCTGCGCCACCGTACCTGGCAAATCGCGATGGATGGCAGCCAAAAACTCCCGCAGCGTATGCTGGACTCTGTGCGCTGGCATCTTGTGAATCAGCGTAGCTTCCCGCTGTTGGCGTTGGGGATTGCGGGCTGGATGCGTTATGTGGGCGGTATTGATGAGCGTGGAAATGCAATTGAAGTCTGCGATCCTTTACTGTCCGTGATTCAGAGCGCGGTTAACGGGAGTGCCGAAGGGGAAAACCGCGTACAGGCTTTGCTCGGCATTGAGGCGATTTTTGGTAACGAGTTACCGCTGGAGAAAACGTTTGTGGACGCGGTGATGAAAGCGTATCTGACGTTAGTGGAGAAGGGCGCTCAAGCGACTGTCGCGCAGTACGCTGCGGCAATGTAAGGCTCTATTATGCCGCCGTTCGCGGCGGCATATCGTTGCAAAGATCAGTGCATCCCCAGGCGAATCAATTCGACCGGTTCAAATTTACCTTCACATCCTTCTACTTCCACCGTTTTGCCGCGGCGTACTTGTGCTGGGGTAAGTCCATCCGTATGGATCGCGGTAATTTTCCCCGTGCGGCCCGTGCCATTAATCATCACGCGACTGCCCGTCGTAATAGCATTACGGTTACGGTCATAGGTCATCATAATTATCACTCCTCAAATTCAACACATCGCGACGCTGTCATTTCCGCACCGCTGACGGCGAATATAAATACGCCTGTTCAGATCTTATTTTTTTGTTTTTGATCAAAATCATATTTATTTTAGTTAATTTTTATCTTACATCCTTCTGACGAATAACGACGTGCACTGACAAACCCGACGTTTATTTTCGTTTGACGATAGTTTCAGGAAGGGACTGTTTAGCCTTTGTTTGACTTCCGCATGTCACTCTAACTTTAGTGAACAGAATTTATTTATATGAGAAGGAGAAGGCTTATGTACAAGAAAATACTGATGCCTGTTGATGTATTTGAAATGGATTTAAGTGATAAGGCGGTACGCCATGCAGAATTCCTGGCAAGAACCGATAATGCAACCATCACGCTGCTGAACATCCTGCCGAACAGCAGCCGCTCGTTACTGCGAGGATTCAACTCTGACATCAAAAAATTCGAGACATTTATGGTGTCTGAATCAGAGAAAAAGATGAATGCATTAAAACGTTTATTTGCTGTCGCGCCTGAGAATATTTATACCGAAGTGCGTTTTGGCAACGTGCGGGACGAAATTATCGCGATGAGTACAAAGGAGGAGTACGACGTTATTGTGATTGGGTCTAAAACGCCAGGGCTGTCAACGCATCTGCTGGGGTCGAATGCGGAATCGGTGATCCGCTATGCTAAAATTCCGGTATTAGTGGTGCGTTAAACAAGATGCCGCATCCGTCACTATTTGGCGAATGCGGTATAAATTAATCTTCGGTGAACCAGTCGCTATTTTCCATGCGAATTAACTGTACGGACTCTCCGATTTCCTGCAAATGCAGCGTCATCGCTTTTTCAACGCTATCGCCATCGCGCTTTTCCAGTGCAGTGAAAATATCGTGATGCTGACGCAACAGCATTTCCGGCGGTGAAACATGATCCAGGCTCATGTAACGCACGCGGTCAATGGTCGCTTTGATATTTTCGATGGTGTCCCACGCCAGCTGGCAATCCGCGATCTGCGCTAACTTCTGATGAAATTCATCGTCTAGCTGGAAGAAGTCGTTGAGCTGTTTACGCTCAATGGCAATACGCTGCTGATGAAGATTTTGCTCCAGCAAATAGCATTGATGATCGTCCACCAGCGAGGCTGCACGACGCGCCACCGCGCACTCAATCGCTTGTCGAACGAAACAGCCGTTACGCACCTGCGAGAGCGAAATTTTATTCACATAGCTGCCACGCTGCGGGCGGATTTGGATCAGACCGTTTTCAGCGAGTTTAATAAACGCTTCACGCACCGGCTGGCGAGACACGTCAAAACGCACCGACACCTCTTTTTCAGAAAGTGGCGTACCTGGTGGGATCAGGCACTGGACGATGTCGCGACGTAAAATGCGATAAATTTGCTGATTAACAGGTTGGGTGGGATTCAGTTGTGATTCAGCGGCCATGGCGTGTGATTTCTCAGAGAGTTAACCCGTGAATACTACCATTCTTTTGACGGGCATCCCATACCCGACCCGAGGGCCGGGCAGGAATTTATCAACCGCGATGCACGTTTAGACCCGCAAAGCTCTGACTGACAGGCATCATTTCGACCGTATTGATATTGACGTGTTTTGGCAGTGTAGCTACCCACCAGACCGTTTCGGTGACGTCTTCGGCGCTCAGCGCTTCGGTGTTCTCATAGGTTTTGCCTGCTTTCGCATCATCACCTTTGAAACGCACGTTAGAGAACTCGGTACCGCCCACCAGGCCCGGCTCAATGTCCGTGACGCGAATAGCGG
Coding sequences within it:
- the yjjL gene encoding major facilitator family transporter; translated protein: MTTETISTERLTKPARIKKIQTLTLVLLFLAGIVNFLDRSSLSVAGEAIRGDMGLSATEFGFLLSAFSLSYGLAQLPSGILLDRYGPRLVLGAGVIFWSLMQALTGMVNSFSHFILLRIGLGIGEAPFMPAGVKSITDWYVQKERGTALGIFNSSTVLGQAIAPPILVTMQILWGWRAMFVIIGCLGVMVGVCWYAWYRNRAQFAFQPEEREYLSAPVKPRPTLRFSEWSALFKRRTTWGMILGFSGVNYTGWLYIAWLPGYLQAQQGFSLAKTGWVSAIPFLAAAIGMWVNGLLVDALAKKGYDLAKTRKTAIVVGLILSALGTLLVVQSSSPAEAVIFISLALFCVHFAGTSAWGLVQVMVSESKVASVAAIQNFGSFVFASFAPVVTGWIVDKTHSFNLALVVAACVTFVGAMCYLFIVKHRID
- the gutB gene encoding dehydrogenase, translated to MKSIVIQKPNELVIEERPLPAPAAGDVRVKIKLAGICGSDSHIYRGHNPFAKYPRVIGHEFFGVIDAVGEGVDASRLGQRVSVDPVISCGHCYPCSVGKPNVCTSLVVLGVHRDGGFSEYAVVPAKNAWHIPDAIEDKHAVMVEPFTIAANVTGHAQPTEHDVALIYGAGPMGLVTVQALKGVYRVKLVIVVDRIEERLTMAQRSGADWVINNAEQSLLAVLDEKGIKPTLIIDAACHPSILQEAITLASPAARIVLMGFSSEPSQIVQEGITGKELSIFSTRLNANKFPVVIDWLEKGLIDPEKLVTHTFDYHHVTDAIELFEKDQRQCCKVLLTFGSITTNADKWYASYLFRDSHDDSNTTSTSKNDIRSGESSRVRLARNCTGVYGFPALFTGSRTGLP
- the proP_4 gene encoding major facilitator superfamily metabolite/H(+) symporter, with the protein product MDFQLYSLGAALVFHEIFFPEQSAAMALILAMGTYGAGYIARIVGAFIFGKMGDSIGRKRVLFITITMMGICTTLIGVLPTYAQIGIFAPILLVTLRIIQGLGAGAEISGAGTMLAEYAPKGKRGIISSLVAMGTNCGTLSATAIWAVMFFALDREELVAWGWRIPFLASVVVMIFAIWLRMNLKESPVFEKVNDAQTGPAVTAEDISLGAMFKSKSFWLATGLRFGQAGNSGLIQTFLAGYLVQTLLFNKSIPTDALMISSILGFISIPLLGWLSDKVGRRLPYILLNISAIILAYPMLSIIVDKSYSPSVIMMSIIVIHNFAVLGLFALENITMAEMFGSRNRFTRMAISKEAGGLVAVGFGPVLAGIFCNMTGSWWPIVAMMIAYSVVGLISAILMPEVRDRDLSLAEDAAELPRNTSVGYGAVSSRR
- the por_1 gene encoding fructuronate reductase, which produces MENPLLKANATLPQYNRDSLNARIVHLGFGAFHRAHQAVFADILAADHGSDWGYCEVNLIGGEQQIADLTAQDNLYTVAEMSADAWTARVVGVVKKALHAQVDGLETVLDAMCEPQVAIVSLTITEKGYCHAPATGQLMLDHPLIAADLQNPHQPKSAPGVVVEALARRKALGLPAFSVMSCDNMPENGHVMRNVTCAYARAVDADLADWIDANVTFPSTMVDRIVPAVTAETLVKIEHITGVRDPAGVACEPFRQWVVEDNFVAGRPQWEKAGAELVADVVPFEEMKLRMLNGSHSFLAYLGYLAGYQHINDCMEDENYRHAAHALMLNEQAPTLKVKGVDLGRYADLLIARYSNPALRHRTWQIAMDGSQKLPQRMLDSVRWHLVNQRSFPLLALGIAGWMRYVGGIDERGNAIEVCDPLLSVIQSAVNGSAEGENRVQALLGIEAIFGNELPLEKTFVDAVMKAYLTLVEKGAQATVAQYAAAM
- the ydfZ gene encoding selenium-binding protein YdfZ encodes the protein MMTYDRNRNAITTGSRVMINGTGRTGKITAIHTDGLTPAQVRRGKTVEVEGCEGKFEPVELIRLGMH
- the uspG_2 gene encoding UspA domain-containing protein, whose amino-acid sequence is MYKKILMPVDVFEMDLSDKAVRHAEFLARTDNATITLLNILPNSSRSLLRGFNSDIKKFETFMVSESEKKMNALKRLFAVAPENIYTEVRFGNVRDEIIAMSTKEEYDVIVIGSKTPGLSTHLLGSNAESVIRYAKIPVLVVR
- the ydfH gene encoding GntR family transcriptional regulator, which codes for MAAESQLNPTQPVNQQIYRILRRDIVQCLIPPGTPLSEKEVSVRFDVSRQPVREAFIKLAENGLIQIRPQRGSYVNKISLSQVRNGCFVRQAIECAVARRAASLVDDHQCYLLEQNLHQQRIAIERKQLNDFFQLDDEFHQKLAQIADCQLAWDTIENIKATIDRVRYMSLDHVSPPEMLLRQHHDIFTALEKRDGDSVEKAMTLHLQEIGESVQLIRMENSDWFTED